In one window of Juglans regia cultivar Chandler chromosome 3, Walnut 2.0, whole genome shotgun sequence DNA:
- the LOC108982300 gene encoding uncharacterized serine-rich protein C215.13, with protein MDDLPVEKIAISGPTLASLMQRFSSSTGPIDGLLFGHVSFLTPSTLSDDSTTTSSSSSSETLIATVTSFLSSSSTSLSFYSPSGRVNPSHLAPSSSSSLLGWFSARRKSPLRPSMREFSVSESLSSLPNLSFPILNSSSSLSPCIFLLLTTPIPDQAIHTHEYRAYQFRASTESFDPKSVDIVNIGPAFRGHYGAFSPNSNFPSLACELRSSAMVEDKKEEEESSSRVKQAAEDQRHLDQCAEGFEIGRLSLMIGSEATNYTTGLEDLYEKMLAKIENLAREVELSSAKVFEQENHNRKLRQKAARYAGSE; from the exons ATGGACGACCTTCCCGTAGAGAAGATAGCAATATCGGGCCCAACCTTAGCCTCCCTGATGCAACGGTTTTCCTCCTCAACAGGTCCCATCGACGGTCTCCTCTTCGGCCACGTGTCCTTCCTCACACCCTCAACCCTCTCCGACGactccaccaccacctcctcctcctcctcctcagaAACCCTAATCGCTACCGTCACctccttcctctcctcctcctccacttcCCTCTCCTTCTACTCCCCCTCTGGCCGTGTCAACCCTTCTCACCTCGccccctcctcctcttcctccctccTTGGCTGGTTCTCTGCTCGCCGCAAATCTCCTCTCCGTCCCTCCATGCGCGAATTCTCCGTCTCCGAATCTCTCTCCTCTCTGCCCAACCTTTCCTTCCCCATCCTcaactcctcctcctccctctccccttgCATTTTCCTCCTCCTCACCACTCCGATCCCTGACCAAGCCATACACACTCACGAGTACCGTGCGTACCAATTCCGCGCCTCCACTGAATCCTTCGACCCCAAGTCCGTCGACATCGTCAATATCGGCCCCGCGTTCCGTGGCCACTATGGCGCTTTTAGCCCTAACTCCAACTTTCCATCATTGGCCTGCGAGTTGAGGAGTTCAGCCATGGTTGAGGAcaagaaggaggaggaagagagctCGAGTCGGGTTAAGCAGGCGGCCGAGGACCAGAGGCATCTCGATCAGTGTGCCGAAGGGTTCGAGATCGGGAGATTGAGTCTCATGATCGGTTCCGAGGCCACCAATTATACGACCGGGTTGGAGGATTTGTACGAGAAGATGCTCGCCAAGATCGAGAACTTGGCGAGGGAAGTGGAGTTGAGCTCTGCTAAGGTTTTTGAGCAG GAAAATCACAATAGGAAGTTGAGGCAGAAAGCTGCTCGGTACGCTGGATCAGAGTAA
- the LOC108982299 gene encoding probably inactive leucine-rich repeat receptor-like protein kinase IMK2 — MDINCQFRSPFVTNPLQFPSIETSGQLDFIHGKKNERKYHSPLGYPKIFFLYTLLFFQLLGFTSQFVSGHQWDGIVVTQADYQALRAFKHELIDFKGILRSWNDTGYGACSGGWVGIKCVNGQVIAIQLPWKGLGGRISEKIGQLPALRKISLHDNVLAGTVPWSLGFLPNLRGVYLFNNRLSGSIPPSIGNCPVLQTLDLSSNALTGTIPPSLANSTRLFRLNLSFNSLTGSIPSSLTRSSSLTLLALQHNNISGSIPNTWGGTVKNTYHLQLLTFDHNLISGTIPVSFSKLSWLQEISLSHNRLAGTIPSELGSLSRLQRLDFSYNSINGSFPASFSNLSSLVSLNLEGNHLENQVPEELDRLQNLSVLNLKNNQLEGQIPATIGNISGIRQIDFSGNNFTGEIPASFAMLANLSSFNVSYNNLSGPVPSLLSRKFNSSSFAGNIQLCGYSSSTQCPSPPPQNLPASQGNSKPHHRRLSTKDIILIAAGALLAALLVICCILLCCLIRKRAASKGKNGKAANWGAASSSEKAVPAGTQVESGAETGGKLVHFDGPFVFTADDLLCATAEIMGKSTYGTAYKATLDDGNQVAVKRLREKSTKGLKEFENEVAALGRIRYPNLLALRAYYVGPKGEKLLVFDYMPNGTLASFLHARGPETIIEWPTRMNIAKGIARGLLHLHTQVDMIHGNLTSSNIQLDEKTNAHIADYGLSRLMTAAANTNVIATAGTIGYNAPELSKIKKGNTKTDVYSFGVIILELLTGKSPSEGVNGMDLPQWVASIVKEEWTNEVFDLELMRDVQSIGDELLNTLKLALHCVDPSPAARPEVQQVLEQLEEIKPELPAFSGDDGGAGVPSADDDGGRQIPISK; from the exons ATGGACATTAATTGTCAGTTTAGGAGTCCATTTGTCACAAACCCATTACAGTTTCCATCAATAGAAACCTCTGGTCAGTTAGATTTCATTCACGGGAAGAAAAATGAACGGAAGTATCATTCCCCATTGGGATACCctaaaatttttttcctttacacattactattttttcaacttctcggTTTCACTTCTCAGTTTGTTTCCGGCCACCAATGGGATGGCATTGTTGTCACCCAAGCAGACTATCAAGCTCTCCGTGCCTTCAAGCATGAGCTAATCGATTTCAAAGGCATATTGCGCAGCTGGAACGACACTGGGTATGGAGCTTGTTCTGGTGGGTGGGTAGGAATCAAATGCGTCAACGGACAGGTTATTGCCATCCAGCTTCCATGGAAGGGTTTGGGAGGCCGAATCTCCGAGAAGATTGGGCAGCTTCCGGCGCTTCGAAAGATCAGCCTCCACGACAATGTTCTTGCTGGCACTGTCCCTTGGTCCCTCGGGTTTCTTCCCAATCTTAGAGGGGTTTACCTCTTCAATAACCGGCTTTCAGGTTCTATTCCTCCTTCAATTGGTAACTGTCCTGTTCTTCAGACTCTTGATTTAAGTAGCAATGCTCTCACTGGGACAATCCCTCCTAGTCTTGCCAACTCAACCAGGCTATTCAGACTTAACCTTAGCTTCAATTCATTGACTGGTTCAATACCAAGTAGTCTCACTCGGTCATCTTCTCTGACACTCCTTGCTCTCCAGCACAACAATATCTCTGGTTCTATTCCGAATACTTGGGGTGGAACAGTAAAGAATACTTACCACCTTCAGCTCTTGACTTTTGATCATAATCTTATCTCTGGAACTATTCCGGTTTCTTTTAGCAAGTTGAGTTGGCTTCAAGAGATTTCTCTTAGCCATAACCGCCTTGCCGGGACCATACCGAGTGAGCTAGGGAGCCTCTCAAGGCTCCAAAGGCTTGATTTTTCATACAACTCCATCAATGGTAGCTTTCCTGCTAGCTTTTCCAACCTCTCCTCTCTTGTTTCCTTGAACCTAGAGGGCAACCACCTTGAAAACCAGGTTCCAGAAGAACTGGACAGGTTACAAAACCTGTCAGTACTGAACCTAAAGAATAATCAATTAGAAGGCCAGATCCCTGCAACAATTGGGAATATCTCAGGCATTAGACAAATTGACTTTTCTGGGAATAATTTTACTGGAGAAATTCCAGCATCATTTGCCATGCTAGCAAACCTCAGTTCTTTCAACGTTTCTTACAACAATCTGTCTGGTCCCGTCCCATCCCTCCTTTCCAGAAAGTTCAATTCAAGCTCTTTTGCTGGGAATATTCAGCTGTGTGGGTACAGCTCTTCAACCCAATGTCCTTCTCCCCCACCTCAGAACCTTCCAGCATCACAAGGGAATTCGAAACCCCATCACCGCAGACTAAGCACCAAGGACATAATTCTCATAGCAGCTGGTGCCCTCCTAGCGGCTCTACTTGTTATTTGCTGCATTTTGCTGTGCTGTTTGATCAGGAAAAGAGCTGCTTCGAAAGGAAAAAATGGTAAAGCCGCCAACTGGGGTGCTGCGAGTAGCTCTGAGAAGGCAGTACCTGCTGGCACTCAAGTTGAGTCGGGAGCTGAAACCGGTGGAAAATTAGTTCACTTTGACGGCCCATTTGTCTTCACTGCTGACGATCTATTGTGTGCTACTGCCGAAATTATGGGGAAGAGTACGTATGGGACTGCATACAAGGCTACACTGGATGATGGTAATCAAGTTGCCGTGAAGAGGCTGAGGGAAAAGAGTACAAAGGGTCTCAAGGAGTTTGAAAATGAGGTTGCTGCACTAGGCAGAATCCGATACCCGAATCTCTTGGCCCTCAGAGCCTATTACGTGGGACCAAAGGGAGAAAAGCTTCTTGTTTTCGATTACATGCCAAACGGGACTCTTGCATCTTTTCTCCATG CACGCGGGCCAGAAACCATCATTGAGTGGCCTACAAGGATGAACATAGCCAAGGGCATTGCACGCGGTTTACTCCATCTGCACACCCAGGTGGACATGATACATGGGAATCTCACATCAAGCAACATACAACTCGACGAGAAGACAAACGCCCATATTGCAGACTATGGCCTCTCTCGCCTCATGACTGCTGCTGCCAACACCAATGTGATCGCCACTGCTGGAACAATTGGCTACAATGCACCAGAGCTCTCAAAGATCAAGAAGGGCAACACCAAGACTGATGTATACAGTTTTGGGGTCATTATATTGGAGCTCTTGACAGGGAAATCACCCAGTGAGGGGGTGAATGGGATGGATTTGCCCCAGTGGGTGGCATCAATTGTAAAGGAGGAGTGGACAAACGAAGTGTTTGATTTGGAACTGATGAGGGATGTGCAATCAATAGGCGATGAACTGTTAAACACACTGAAATTAGCTTTGCACTGTGTTGATCCCTCACCAGCAGCACGGCCTGAGGTTCAGCAAGTTCTGGAGCAGTTGGAGGAAATTAAGCCAGAGCTGCCTGCATTTTCAGGTGATGATGGGGGGGCTGGAGTGCCATCAGCAGACGATGATGGAGGGAGACAAATTCCCATCAGCAAGTGA
- the LOC108982301 gene encoding PRA1 family protein B4-like: MSSATSPPILLPISNSNSNSESQPPIATPAFRAFINHLSESLRHGLSQRRPWTELADRSAFSKPDSFSDAALRIRKNYSYFRVNYLSVIALTLAFSLLSHPFSLLVLLGLLSSWLFLYLFRPSDQPLVLFGRTFSEKETLGLLTVTSIFVIFLTTVGSLLISALLVGVGVVCVHGAFRVPEDLFLDQQENPASGFLSFLSGAASNAAVAAAAARV; the protein is encoded by the coding sequence ATGTCATCTGCAACATCTCCGCCCATACTCCTCCCaatctccaactccaactccaactccgaatCCCAACCCCCCATTGCCACCCCTGCCTTCCGCGCTTTCATCAACCACCTTTCCGAGTCTCTCCGCCACGGTCTCTCCCAGCGCCGCCCCTGGACCGAGCTCGCAGACCGTTCCGCCTTCTCTAAGCCCGACTCCTTCTCCGATGCCGCCCTCCGCATCCGAAAGAACTACTCCTACTTCCGTGTCAACTACCTCTCTGTCATTGCCCTCACCCTCGCCTTCTCTCTCCTATCCCATCCCTTCTCTCTCCTCGTCCTCCTCGGCCTCCTCTCCTCCTGGCTCTTCCTCTACCTCTTCCGCCCCTCCGACCAGCCCCTCGTTCTTTTCGGCCGCACATTCTCCGAAAAAGAAACCCTCGGCCTCTTGACCGTCACAAGTATCTTCGTCATCTTCCTCACTACCGTCGGATCACTCCTCATCTCCGCTCTCCTAGTCGGCGTCGGCGTTGTCTGCGTCCACGGCGCCTTTAGGGTTCCCGAGGACCTCTTCCTGGACCAGCAGGAGAATCCTGCCTCCGGGTTCCTCTCCTTCCTCAGTGGTGCCGCCTCCAACGCCGCCGTTGCCGCCGCCGCCGCACGGGTGTGA